The Oncorhynchus nerka isolate Pitt River linkage group LG5, Oner_Uvic_2.0, whole genome shotgun sequence nucleotide sequence TGGGAAAATGAGAGATGTTTTATTATTAGTCAGGAATGTAAAGGGAAATCAAATATTCCACTTGCCTTAGTTGTTTCATAGCATTAAGAAGGCATTGGATCAGCTCTATTCGTACAGCCAGACTAACATTAAATACATACGTCATAATGTGGCATGTTTGCATCCTTTGAAGACAAACAGCGTATTACAAAGATAAATGATATCATCAAACGACTTCAACGAGACCATCATTAACAGTTCCCCTGTTGGAGGAAGTCCTACGAAGGCACAGTCTAAACTAACTAAACTGCTGATCTCAAAAAGACCGAGAATAGAATATCCCCTTCCCATACAGTTACAGTAGCTTACTTACTATAAAAATAGAAAAAGCCAGtgaattaaaaaaagaaaaagaaaaagcgCTCCATCTTCAGATACGTGTTGGCAGTGCTTTTCAACCACATGAGCAGGAATTGCCCATTGAAGTGTCCATTGGTATGATAGATTGAACCCTGCTCTCTAATGCATGGCTGGACAGAAACTCCTTACCCCAGTTAATACCAATGGCCAACCAATCCAAATGCATCTACCTGGTGCGGTGAATCTATATACCAACGTTGGAATGTTAGATAAGTGGGGAAAAAACCAAACATAAACTCAGTCGGCAGTTGAGAGACCGACGAGAAGCTGTGGTAGATATATAACCACATTGTGTCTAGTCAGAGTAAGAAAACAACAAATACTTCTTTAAAGGCAGTGAATGGCCGTTTGGCAAGAACCCCTTCTACCCAAATCCCCAGTCCcagatctctcctcccctcccccagtcccagatctctcctcccctcccccagtcccagatctctcctcccctccccagtcccagatctctcctcccctccccagtcctagatatctcctcccctcccccagtcccagatctctcctcccctccccagtcccagatctctcctcccctccccagtcccagatctctcctcccctcccccagtcctagatatctcctcccctcccccagtcccagatctctcctcccctcccccagtcccagatctctcctcccctccccccagtcccagatctctcctcccctcccccagtcccagatctctcctccccttccccagtcccagatctctcctcccctcccccagtcccagatctctcctcccctcccccagtcctagatatctcctcccctcccccagtcccagatatctcctcccctcccccagtcccagatctctcctcccctcccctcccccagtcccagatctctcctcccctcccccagtcctagatatctcctcccctcccccagtcccagatctctccccctcccccagtcccagatctctcctcccctcccccagtcctagatctctcctccccctcccccagtcccagatctctcctccctcccccagtcccagatctctcctcccctcccccagtcccagatctctcctcccctcccctggcTGGACCGAaccatgtgttgttgttgttgatgtgttcatTACTTCTTGAACATGTCCTTTAGAGGTCCAGGGAGGAACTTGAGGACGGTGTCCAGAATGCTCTCCTCATCCTCGTCTTCCTCGTCTCCGCACCCGGCTGGGATGGCCTTCTTGGCGCGCGTCAGAGACCCCTCACAGGCCTGCTCCATGGCTGCCTTCTCCTccgcctccttctcctccttcttcttcaagCCATACTGCGTGGATAAAGGGCACAGAGATAACAATATATGAGGATGTCACTTTCATAAGGAgtagcacccccacacctcccatCTTGAGATCAAATGGAGTTCCACAAAGGCTTGATTCTtgcacttacagtgccttcagaaaatattcacaccccttgactttatccacattttgttatgttaccgTTTGTTATTAAATATTGTtaaatattgttattttactgctgttgtTTAATTATTAGTTATTTTTATTTTCGATGTtcgattttttgttgttgttagcaATTCTTttacttcttaaagcattgttggttattggcttgtaaagtaagcatttcactgtaagatctacacctgttgaatattcggcgcatgtgacaaataaaatatgatttgatacagcctgaatttaaaatggatacaATGTAGATTTGTCTTCTCTTATTGGCCTACACAAAATagccataatgtcaaagtggaattatgtttttagattttaaaaaacaaaacagatTTAAAATGATAAgaagaaatgtcttgagtcaatacgtTTTCAACCCCTTTGCCATGGCAACCTAAATAAATCCTGGAGTAGAAATATGCTTAAAAAGTCACAATAAGTTGCCTGGACTCACTCTATGCAAtattagtgtttaacatgatttttgaatgactacctcacctctgtaccccacacatactattatctgtaaggtccctcagtcaagcagtgaatttcaaacacagattcaaccacaaacaccAGGGGGGTTTTCCAATGCcccacaaagaagggcaccaattggtagatgggtaaacattttaaaaagcagccattgaatatccctttgagaatgGTTGTTGTTAATGGTAGTTGTTAATTAAACTtaaagtcactacaaagatataggcgtccttcctaactcagttgccggagagcaatgaaactgctcagggatttcaccatgaggccaatttaaaacagttacagagtttaatggctgtgataggagaaaactgaggatggatcaacaacattgtagttactccacattactaaattgacagagtgaaaagaagaaagcctgtacagaatacaaatattccaaaacatgcatcctgtttgcaacaagaaaccactgcaaaaaaatgtgtaaGAGTAATTAACCTTTCGTCCTGAATACAACGTTTTATATTTGGagcaatacaacacattactgagtaccactctccatattttaaagccaggtggtggctgcatcacgttatgggtatgcttgtaatcgagAAGGAATGGGGACttcttcaggataaaaaataaaacggaatggagctaagcacaggcaatatcctagaggaaaacctgaatcagtctgctttccaccagacactgggaaatttattcacctttcagcaggacaataacctaaaacacaaggtcaaatacacactggagttgcttaccaaggagAGTGTTCGGAGCTACAGCTTGGACGTAAATCTACTTGAaactctatggcaagacctgaaaatggttgtctagcaacaaccaatttgacagagcttgaagaattttgaaaaaaacaaatgggcaaatattgtacaatccaggtgtggaaagctcttaaaaccttacccagaaagactcacagctcttagagccttacccagaaagactcacagctgtaatcactgccaaaagtgcttctacaaagtattgactcagggatgtgaatacttatgtaaatgagatgtttttgtatttcattttcaataaatttgctaacatttaaaaatgtgtcattatgtgtagatgggtgaggggaaaaaaattgattgaatcaattttgaattcaggctgtaactcaacaaaatgtggaacaagtcaaggggtgtgaatactttctgaactaACTGTATATTATTCATAGTTTACATTAAAAGGGCAATCTGCGATTCAAAGAATTATACAAAGTACTTTTTTAGGTGTAGTATACAGCTGAAGGTTGGGGCTGGAGTAATGTAATGGTTTTATAACGGGGTACATTGAATGTAAAATAGTTTCTGAGTCATTTGTGGACTGCTGCAGTGCTCACCttgtccctgatggactgtcgTACGACTTCTCTTTCTGCCTCCATTTTCCGGTGCTTATCCTTCCgctcctcctcctgttgtctcagtgcctcctgtctctcctcctcttcctccttcttcttctttgcGGCCTCTggatccttctcctcctctccgccTAACATTTTCCCCATGTCTTTAGTGGCCCCTGGAGGAAGCAGgaacacacacagagcctgaaGTCATTCAGTTAaaagacaatacaatacacttcTATTTGTCCATCTGCTACCAACCCAAATCCTACAGCCACAACCTGCCACCTGTCTCACTGGTCTATATGACATACTGTATCAGCAGCCCAACCCTGTCTCACCAACCTGtctcacaaatcatcaaggaacccaccaggtacaaccctaactctgtaagcaagggcaccctcatagacgtcatcctgaccaactggccctccaaatacacctccgctgtcttcaaccaggatctcagcgaccactgcctcattgcctgtatccgctacggtgccgcagtcaaacgaccacccctcatcactgtcaaacgctccctaaaacacttctgtgagcaggcctttctaatcgacctggcccgggtatcctggaaggacatt carries:
- the cplx2b gene encoding complexin-2, with translation MNFVMKQALGGATKDMGKMLGGEEEKDPEAAKKKKEEEEERQEALRQQEEERKDKHRKMEAEREVVRQSIRDKYGLKKKEEKEAEEKAAMEQACEGSLTRAKKAIPAGCGDEEDEDEESILDTVLKFLPGPLKDMFKK